The window AGCGCCTGCGTTTCGCGCCCAACGGACTGGAAGACCAGGTCGACGGGCAGATCCATCGGGCAGGCGCTCGAACACAGGCCACAGCCAACACAGGATGTGCTCACATGTATCAAGCGCGTCAGCTGGTACAAGATGGCATCCCCTGGGAGCCTGACGGCACCCCGACGCTCCGCCAGATCGAACAGGTGTCGGCACTCGACCCGCAGGCTGTCCGTTCGGAACAGGCACTCCTTGCAGTAGCACAGGGGGCAAGCCGTGCCGCAATTCAGACAGCGAAGGCAGGTGTCAAATTGCCCTGTTAATCCCGGTCGGCCGTCCGCCCCTGGCTGGAGAGCCTGCAGCGCCGCATCTAGCTCAAGCTGCCGCTTCGACTCCCGCTGCGCCTTCAGCTGGGCAAGCACCACTCCGCGCTCTGGCACGTCATCGACCGCGCCCAGCTCCAGCCGCTCCGCCAGCTCAGGATCCCGCACCTCTACCAGGATCTCCTCGGCCTCGGGCACGCCGATTACATGCAGCCAGATATCTGCCACGGGTGCGACGGCGTCTACGCAGCGGGTGCAGGCCCGACGGTACGGCAATGGGACGGGAGAGTCCGCCCCCCCGCGCCGGAGGGACTCTGTGTAGCGCTCCGCCCATTCGACTCCCGGCATTTCCAGTCCGCCGAAGGCGGCGGCTTCATGTGTGCCCACGCAATCCACGGCGATGATCAGCACCTGGGAAAGATCCACCTGGCGGAGCTTGCTCAGCTCAACTGCGGCCCGGGCCTCGCAAGGACGCATCACGATGGCACACGGCCGCTTCCCAGCCGGGCGCCCACCTGCCTGCATGGCCCGCCGCTCCGTCAGTTGCGCCGCCAAGCGTGCACCGCTGGCCAGGATTGCCGGAGCGAAGGGCAAGCTGTGCTCAAGCTGCTCCGGGTCGTGAACGAGCCGTCGGTGGGGGATGCCCTGCCCTTCGGCGGCGACATCGACCAAGACGCTGCTCACCGACTGCCCCTCCAGCATCCTGCGTAGGAAGGAACGGGCGCCGGCGATCGTCCCCTGCCCCGTCACAGCAGGCTTGGCGTAGACGCTCATGCTACCCTGCCCTCCTTGCACGACGGCGGCCCGAGTTCGGACGAACGCCCTCCCCTGGACGCTAGGAAACCCATGGCAAGGGATCCTCCACGCTCCGACCCGGGGTGTAGTGCATGCGGGACTGCACCTGGTGACCGATGGCATAGGCAATCGCGCACAGTGGGATATCCTCCGGACAACTCACCTGGCAGAAGCCGCAGCCCGAGCAAGAGGCCAGCCGCTGCGCCTCATTGAGGAGTGCCTGGACGAAAACCGTCTTCCCCTGCTGCATCGCCCGGCGGAGGTCATCGCTAGCCAGGGCGCAGGCGTTCAA is drawn from Anaerolineales bacterium and contains these coding sequences:
- a CDS encoding 4Fe-4S binding protein; the encoded protein is MSVYAKPAVTGQGTIAGARSFLRRMLEGQSVSSVLVDVAAEGQGIPHRRLVHDPEQLEHSLPFAPAILASGARLAAQLTERRAMQAGGRPAGKRPCAIVMRPCEARAAVELSKLRQVDLSQVLIIAVDCVGTHEAAAFGGLEMPGVEWAERYTESLRRGGADSPVPLPYRRACTRCVDAVAPVADIWLHVIGVPEAEEILVEVRDPELAERLELGAVDDVPERGVVLAQLKAQRESKRQLELDAALQALQPGADGRPGLTGQFDTCLRCLNCGTACPLCYCKECLFRTDSLRVECRHLFDLAERRGAVRLPGDAILYQLTRLIHVSTSCVGCGLCSSACPMDLPVDLVFQSVGRETQAL